From a region of the Rhipicephalus microplus isolate Deutch F79 unplaced genomic scaffold, USDA_Rmic scaffold_13, whole genome shotgun sequence genome:
- the LOC142784057 gene encoding uncharacterized protein LOC142784057 isoform X1 has translation MAHQLPEFEDAKDKWQAYLVKVEAYFEANDVKDDAKKRALLVAALGTKTIEILNGKVAPKKPNALTYAEVVQTLNSYYDPVPNEISESFKFFHRCQQEGESVHAFIVAIRQMAQNCNFSTMLDRMIRDRIVCGVRSKNLQKQLLAKKDLNLQEAEALALAAESAERDSQGITSDKEQASLLKLSAQYESRAKTAGVQQCNCCGKQGHRTNACRLIQRRCFKCTRRGHLARMCAVNDKTSRMLAVTAQATETEDSDNSASQIWSLTTKRSLIPPIRKEFAWNGIQVTMDIDTGSPVCVIPKSIYETYCHQWPQLQKSELQLSCYLGRLPLLGAITMPVSYEGTTVQCTLTVLDCEGPSLCGRDLLKKLTDECIQVLNVYPQPSRSSQAQEVIPKLLQKNADLFTEGTGLMKGPPARLHIKTGSTPKFFKARKIPFALRDKVSKELDRLVSAGIISPVPHSEWATPIVPVLKKDGTVRICGDFKVTLNPVCEVEQYPLPVIDDIFANLRGGKKFSILDLRDAYNQVELDEDSRKLAVINTPKGLFCYNRLPFGIASAPAIFQRKIESVLQGLPGTQAYLDDVLIAESNNNENANLEAVLQRFREYGIKLRAEKCRFCESSVTYLGHRIDTEGLHPLEKNVDAIRLAPLPRNVAELRSFLGMVTFYNKFLPNLSTVLAPLYKLLEKGAKWVWHTKENSAFQKAKSALCSAPVLTYFDPQLELLLECDASPYGVGATLFHRINGEDRPIGFRSRTLTSAEMKYSQIEREALALVFGVTRFRDYLLGREFTLVTDHRPLLGLLRPDRQTSVMAAARIQRWALLLGAYKYKLICKPGSQMLISDALSRLPQSLQEPEAETENLTEMVLLIDQLDEPAVSHKELQALTEADAVLQEVCRNHELPKNPGAESASWYFAPGDAVYVRNYGVGDKWTPGKVKSTSGARLVTVATEDGVVRRHVDQVRKRSSDTGASRETATPEEPPPEGQHRTTQDAPKCEADDLSESPVPELRRSTRIRKPVERYGS, from the exons ATGGCACACCAGCTACCGGAATTCGAAGACGCAAAAGATAAGTGGCAGGCGTACTTGGTAAAGGTGGAGGCTTACTTTGAAGCTAATGATGTGAAGGACGATGCTAAGAAGAGGGCCCTGCTGGTAGCCGCGCTTGGAACAAAGACAATTGAAATCTTGAACGGGAAAGTAGCGCCGAAGAAACCTAATGCTCTGACCTACGCGGAAGTTGTGCAGACGTTAAACAGCTACTACGACCCAGTGCCGAATGAAATTTCAGAAAGTTTCAAATTCTTCCATCGCTGCCAGCAAGAAGGGGAGTCTGTGCATGCATTTATTGTGGCAATTCGACAGATGGCCCAGAATTGCAACTTTTCGACGATGCTGGACAGAATGATAAGGGACCGTATTGTGTGTGGAGTCAGGTCCAAGAATTTGCAAAAGCAGCTGCTAGCAAAGAAAGACCTTAATCTTCAAGAAGCCGAGGCCCTTGCCCTGGCCGCAGAAAGCGCCGAACGCGATTCGCAAGGTATTACTTCGGACAAAGAGCAAGCGAGTTTGCTCAAGTTGAGTGCTCAATATGAGTCGCGCGCGAAGACGGCGGGCGTACAACAATGCAATTGTTGTGGAAAGCAGGGTCACAGAACCAATGCTTGTCGCCTAATCCAGCGCAGATGCTTCAAATGTACACGGCGAGGGCATTTAGCCAGAATGTGCGCGGTGAACGACAAAACAAGCAGAATGCTAGCAGTGACAGCACAGGCGACAGAAACGGAAGACAGTGATAACAGTGCGTCGCAGATTTGGTCGTTGACCACTAAGCGCTCGCTCATACCCCCTATAAGAAAGGAATTCGCGTGGAACGGCATTCAAGTAACGATGGACATCGATACGGGCTCGCCTGTTTGCGTCATTCCTAAGAGCATCTACGAGACGTACTGTCATCAGTGGCCGCAGCTACAGAAGTCAGAACTACAGCTTTCATGCTATCTGGGCAGACTTCCGCTTCTCGGCGCAATAACAATGCCGGTTTCCTACGAAGGTACAACAGTGCAATGTACTTTGACTGTTTTAGACTGCGAGGGGCCCAGTCTTTGCGGTCGGGATCTGCTGAAAAAATTAACCGACGAATGTATCCAGGTTCTCAACGTGTATCCGCAGCCTTCAAGGTCAAGCCAAGCCCAGGAGGTCATTCCGAAGCTGCTCCAGAAAAACGCTGACCTTTTCACTGAGGGCACTGGTCTCATGAAAGGTCCGCCGGCCCGACTGCATATCAAGACCGGATCAACCCCCAAGTTTTTCAAGGCAAGAAAAATTCCTTTTGCACTTCGCGATAAAGTGTCAAAGGAGCTTGACAGATTAGTATCCGCTGGCATAATCTCTCCAGTTCCTCATTCCGAATGGGCGACGCCCATTGTTCCAGTTTTGAAGAAGGACGGAACGGTGCGCATATGCGGTGATTTCAAGGTGACTTTAAACCCAGTGTGCGAGGTTGAGCAGTACCCATTGCCTGTCATAGACGACATATTTGCAAATTTACGTGGAGGGAAGAAATTCAGTATATTGGACCTTCGCGATGCATACAACCAGGTCGAGCTAGATGAAGACTCGCGGAAACTAGCAGTGATAAATACACCGAAGGGGCTGTTCTGCTACAATAGATTGCCGTTTGGCATCGCGTCAGCTCCTGCGATATTCCAACGGAAGATTGAATCGGTGCTACAAGGGCTGCCAGGGACACAGGCATATCTGGATGATGTGCTGATAGCCGAGAGCAACAACAATGAAAATGCTAATCTGGAAGCAGTGTTGCAGCGATTCCGCGAGTACGGCATCAAGCTTCGTGCAGAAAAGTGCAGGTTTTGTGAATCGTCGGTGACGTATCTGGGACATCGTATTGATACCGAGGGACTACATCCGCTCGAAAAGAACGTCGACGCAATCAGACTGGCCCCGTTGCCACGAAATGTTGCTGAGTTGCGATCCTTTTTAGGAATGGTCACTTTTTACAATAAGTTTCTGCCAAATCTTTCCACTGTGCTTGCACCTTTGTATAAGCTTCTTGAAAAAGGCGCAAAATGGGTTTGGCACACGAAAGAAAACTCGGCATTTCAGAAGGCAAAGAGCGCTTTGTGTTCGGCCCCAGTGCTAACGTATTTTGATCCGCAGCTGGAGTTGCTGCTGGAATGCGACGCTTCCCCTTACGGTGTCGGTGCTACCCTGTTTCACCGTATAAATGGCGAAGACAGGCCAATTGGGTTCCGGTCACGAACGCTCACCTCAGCTGAAATGAAGTACTCTCAAATCGAGCGAGAAGCTTTAGCCTTAGTGTTTGGCGTGACACGGTTCCGCGATTACCTCTTGGGTCGGGAGTTCACGTTAGTAACAGATCACCGTCCTTTGCTGGGGCTACTGAGACCGGACCGTCAGACTTCTGTTATGGCTGCCGCACGCATTCAGCGATGGGCGCTTTTGCTCGGCGCGTATAAATACAAGCTTATTTGTAAACCCGGCAGTCAGATGTTAATCTCTGATGCCCTAAGCCGCTTACCACAATCCTTGCAGGAGCCGGAAGCAGAAACGGAAAACCTCACGGAAATGGTGCTTCTCATTGACCAGCTGGACGAGCCCGCGGTTTCGCACAAAGAACTTCAAGCACTCACAGAAGCGGACGCCGTTTTACAAGAAGTATGTAG GAACCACGAATTGCCGAAGAATCCAGGTGCTGAGTCTGCGAGTTGGTACTTCGCTCCTGGAGATGCCGTCTATGTGCGCAACTACGGTGTTGGGGACAAGTGGACGCCAGGCAAAGTGAAATCGACGAGTGGGGCACGTCTCGTCACTGTAGCAACGGAAGACGGCGTCGTTCGACGTCATGTCGACCAGGTGCGAAAACGTTCATCCGACACAGGTGCAAGCCGAGAAACAGCGACTCCAGAAGAACCGCCACCCGAGGGACAACACCGAACCACCCAGGATGCTCCGAAATGCGAAGCGGATGACCTTTCCGAAAGCCCTGTCCCCGAGTTACGTCGGTCCACAAGAATCAGAAAGCCCGTGGAACGCTACGGCTCCTAG
- the LOC142784057 gene encoding uncharacterized protein LOC142784057 isoform X2, giving the protein MAHQLPEFEDAKDKWQAYLVKVEAYFEANDVKDDAKKRALLVAALGTKTIEILNGKVAPKKPNALTYAEVVQTLNSYYDPVPNEISESFKFFHRCQQEGESVHAFIVAIRQMAQNCNFSTMLDRMIRDRIVCGVRSKNLQKQLLAKKDLNLQEAEALALAAESAERDSQGITSDKEQASLLKLSAQYESRAKTAGVQQCNCCGKQGHRTNACRLIQRRCFKCTRRGHLARMCAVNDKTSRMLAVTAQATETEDSDNSASQIWSLTTKRSLIPPIRKEFAWNGIQVTMDIDTGSPVCVIPKSIYETYCHQWPQLQKSELQLSCYLGRLPLLGAITMPVSYEGTTVQCTLTVLDCEGPSLCGRDLLKKLTDECIQVLNVYPQPSRSSQAQEVIPKLLQKNADLFTEGTGLMKGPPARLHIKTGSTPKFFKEPEAETENLTEMVLLIDQLDEPAVSHKELQALTEADAVLQEVCRYVTEGWPSVAGDSREMVEYWKRRHELSVEKGMLFWGHRVVIPRTAREKLLKLLHESHQGASTMKTRARVSFWWPGLDQDIQRAASDCKNCVQALPMPPERNRVSWPISRERWSRLHADYAGPISNKMLLVIVDAHSNWIEAIPVSRATANATVDSMRTLFSRFGLPRTIVTDNGTPFTGAEFAQFVQKNGIEHIRTPPYHPQSNGLAERAVRTLKDGLKRMPGVELSTALSRILCNYRNSPQASGVSPSELLLGYRLRTRLDICFSPRNHELPKNPGAESASWYFAPGDAVYVRNYGVGDKWTPGKVKSTSGARLVTVATEDGVVRRHVDQVRKRSSDTGASRETATPEEPPPEGQHRTTQDAPKCEADDLSESPVPELRRSTRIRKPVERYGS; this is encoded by the exons ATGGCACACCAGCTACCGGAATTCGAAGACGCAAAAGATAAGTGGCAGGCGTACTTGGTAAAGGTGGAGGCTTACTTTGAAGCTAATGATGTGAAGGACGATGCTAAGAAGAGGGCCCTGCTGGTAGCCGCGCTTGGAACAAAGACAATTGAAATCTTGAACGGGAAAGTAGCGCCGAAGAAACCTAATGCTCTGACCTACGCGGAAGTTGTGCAGACGTTAAACAGCTACTACGACCCAGTGCCGAATGAAATTTCAGAAAGTTTCAAATTCTTCCATCGCTGCCAGCAAGAAGGGGAGTCTGTGCATGCATTTATTGTGGCAATTCGACAGATGGCCCAGAATTGCAACTTTTCGACGATGCTGGACAGAATGATAAGGGACCGTATTGTGTGTGGAGTCAGGTCCAAGAATTTGCAAAAGCAGCTGCTAGCAAAGAAAGACCTTAATCTTCAAGAAGCCGAGGCCCTTGCCCTGGCCGCAGAAAGCGCCGAACGCGATTCGCAAGGTATTACTTCGGACAAAGAGCAAGCGAGTTTGCTCAAGTTGAGTGCTCAATATGAGTCGCGCGCGAAGACGGCGGGCGTACAACAATGCAATTGTTGTGGAAAGCAGGGTCACAGAACCAATGCTTGTCGCCTAATCCAGCGCAGATGCTTCAAATGTACACGGCGAGGGCATTTAGCCAGAATGTGCGCGGTGAACGACAAAACAAGCAGAATGCTAGCAGTGACAGCACAGGCGACAGAAACGGAAGACAGTGATAACAGTGCGTCGCAGATTTGGTCGTTGACCACTAAGCGCTCGCTCATACCCCCTATAAGAAAGGAATTCGCGTGGAACGGCATTCAAGTAACGATGGACATCGATACGGGCTCGCCTGTTTGCGTCATTCCTAAGAGCATCTACGAGACGTACTGTCATCAGTGGCCGCAGCTACAGAAGTCAGAACTACAGCTTTCATGCTATCTGGGCAGACTTCCGCTTCTCGGCGCAATAACAATGCCGGTTTCCTACGAAGGTACAACAGTGCAATGTACTTTGACTGTTTTAGACTGCGAGGGGCCCAGTCTTTGCGGTCGGGATCTGCTGAAAAAATTAACCGACGAATGTATCCAGGTTCTCAACGTGTATCCGCAGCCTTCAAGGTCAAGCCAAGCCCAGGAGGTCATTCCGAAGCTGCTCCAGAAAAACGCTGACCTTTTCACTGAGGGCACTGGTCTCATGAAAGGTCCGCCGGCCCGACTGCATATCAAGACCGGATCAACCCCCAAGTTTTTCAAG GAGCCGGAAGCAGAAACGGAAAACCTCACGGAAATGGTGCTTCTCATTGACCAGCTGGACGAGCCCGCGGTTTCGCACAAAGAACTTCAAGCACTCACAGAAGCGGACGCCGTTTTACAAGAAGTATGTAGGTACGTGACTGAAGGATGGCCTTCCGTCGCGGGTGACAGCAGAGAAATGGTCGAATACTGGAAAAGGCGACATGAGTTGTCTGTCGAGAAGGGCATGTTATTCTGGGGCCATCGGGTAGTGATACCAAGAACGGCGCGTGAGAAGCTATTGAAATTGTTGCACGAATCGCATCAGGGAGCGTCCACCATGAAGACAAGGGCAAGGGTTAGCTTTTGGTGGCCCGGTCTGGATCAAGACATCCAGAGGGCCGCTTCAGACTGCAAAAATTGTGTGCAAGCTTTGCCTATGCCCCCGGAACGGAACCGCGTCAGTTGGCCAATTTCGCGTGAGAGGTGGTCGCGGTTGCACGCAGATTACGCAGGACCTATTTCCAACAAAATGCTGTTGGTAATCGTGGATGCACACAGCAATTGGATAGAAGCCATTCCAGTATCGCGAGCAACCGCTAATGCAACGGTGGATTCTATGCGAACCTTGTTCAGCCGTTTTGGATTACCGCGCACCATAGTTACCGACAACGGTACGCCGTTTACAGGGGCAGAATTTGCTCAATTTGTGCAGAAAAATGGAATCGAGCACATTCGTACCCCTCCTTACCACCCTCAAAGCAATGGGCTCGCAGAACGCGCCGTGCGAACCCTTAAGGATGGGTTGAAGAGAATGCCCGGAGTAGAACTGTCAACGGCTCTGTCAAGAATTCTTTGTAACTATAGGAATTCGCCACAAGCTTCAGGGGTTTCGCCGTCTGAGCTACTTTTGGGTTACCGTTTGCGTACTAGACTGGATATTTGCTTTTCTCCCAGGAACCACGAATTGCCGAAGAATCCAGGTGCTGAGTCTGCGAGTTGGTACTTCGCTCCTGGAGATGCCGTCTATGTGCGCAACTACGGTGTTGGGGACAAGTGGACGCCAGGCAAAGTGAAATCGACGAGTGGGGCACGTCTCGTCACTGTAGCAACGGAAGACGGCGTCGTTCGACGTCATGTCGACCAGGTGCGAAAACGTTCATCCGACACAGGTGCAAGCCGAGAAACAGCGACTCCAGAAGAACCGCCACCCGAGGGACAACACCGAACCACCCAGGATGCTCCGAAATGCGAAGCGGATGACCTTTCCGAAAGCCCTGTCCCCGAGTTACGTCGGTCCACAAGAATCAGAAAGCCCGTGGAACGCTACGGCTCCTAG